Proteins from a genomic interval of Bacteroidota bacterium:
- a CDS encoding S8 family serine peptidase has product MRGGLLLFCGLLGLCALPLETYAGGGPIRLGSYEPGLVVVRFREVWPRYRASVVSAGSWYVDELMRPYGLLGAEPAFPYSPEPAPEAQALNCIVLIRYAASVDPERVAARLRQLPEVLYAEPYPVYRVAFVPNDPRYGEPGQAYLRAIGAEEAWDVSRGDARITVAIVDTGVDLQHPDLRPNLWMNPREVPNNGIDDDRNGYVDDVYGWDFAGDDPNNPGRADNNPSAIQNAHGTHVAGLASAATHNGIGVASIGFSCRIMAVKVSVGAGPEAGLIRYGYHGIRYAADNGAQVINCSWGGEGYSQFGADVVAYARSRGALVVAAAGNSGTTQPFYPAAYEGVLAVAATVANPALSGFDQRASFSNYGFWVDVSAPGTSLLSTWIGGGYATSSGTSMASPVAAGLVALVLAARPELSPEQAGEQVRVTARDIGPQNPGFAYQLGYGRVDARRALSERRPAIRLLEYRLQEAIGNGDGIPNQGEELQLQLRLRNLLEPARGVRLRLEPLDGLTQPLRAELSVGDLATGSASQAEGLRLRVRSEAPNGSEAQLLLFIEDASGYRDWVALRFEITPTYRTLAMGLVEVTITGEGNIGFADFPDNFKGKGFRFLSRPDAPNVLFEGGLLLAVDSTRLVDVVRSGPNTAKRDFRMLLPVQILEAVYGADLYGRTEFDDAQASLRRQLRVRVRKEAFLWRSPPLDQGLLVRYEIANTGSDTLRGLRIGWFFDWDISPNGQTDSTGYDPEGRLLWVRGMVGSPTRDWFAVATDQAPAGAYLIDNAGARTPIGIYDGFSDGEKWRALSSGIATDRVWDTDVSHVLSLAPRTLAPGASTTALLILAAGRTLEEARAVVETIRARSRSLAPVGWPKDPERPVRTRIRALYPHPATHRVVLEGDAGQAGYYSWRLYDVLGRQLQVSPSWWLEPGRFRWEIPLEDLAPGWYWIRIFEGERPTDLRAVLKITPGGR; this is encoded by the coding sequence ATGCGAGGCGGGCTGCTTCTATTCTGCGGGCTGTTGGGCCTTTGCGCTTTGCCCCTCGAAACCTATGCCGGCGGAGGTCCGATACGTTTGGGCTCCTATGAGCCGGGCTTGGTTGTGGTGCGCTTCCGGGAGGTATGGCCCCGCTACCGGGCCTCGGTTGTGAGCGCCGGCTCTTGGTACGTAGATGAGCTCATGCGGCCCTACGGTCTTTTGGGCGCCGAGCCGGCCTTCCCTTATAGCCCCGAGCCCGCACCTGAGGCCCAGGCGCTCAATTGCATCGTGCTTATCCGCTACGCCGCCTCTGTGGATCCGGAGCGTGTGGCCGCCCGATTGCGTCAGCTGCCCGAGGTGCTCTACGCCGAACCTTATCCCGTGTACCGCGTGGCCTTTGTGCCCAACGATCCCCGCTATGGAGAGCCGGGGCAGGCCTATTTGCGGGCCATCGGGGCCGAGGAGGCGTGGGATGTTTCGCGCGGGGATGCGCGCATCACGGTCGCCATCGTGGATACGGGCGTGGACCTACAGCATCCGGATCTTAGGCCCAATCTCTGGATGAACCCTCGCGAGGTCCCCAACAACGGCATCGACGACGACAGAAACGGCTACGTCGACGACGTATACGGCTGGGACTTTGCCGGAGACGACCCCAACAACCCGGGCCGGGCCGATAACAATCCCAGCGCTATTCAGAACGCGCACGGCACACACGTGGCGGGGCTTGCCTCGGCGGCCACGCACAACGGAATCGGCGTGGCCAGCATCGGATTTTCCTGCCGCATCATGGCCGTTAAGGTGAGCGTGGGGGCCGGCCCGGAGGCCGGGCTCATCCGCTACGGCTACCACGGCATCCGATATGCGGCCGATAACGGTGCGCAGGTCATCAATTGCAGCTGGGGCGGAGAGGGCTACAGCCAATTCGGCGCCGACGTCGTCGCTTACGCCCGCTCCAGGGGTGCCCTGGTCGTCGCGGCCGCGGGCAACAGCGGCACAACACAGCCCTTTTATCCGGCCGCCTACGAGGGCGTCTTGGCCGTGGCCGCGACGGTGGCCAACCCGGCCTTGAGCGGCTTCGATCAGCGCGCCTCCTTCTCCAACTACGGCTTCTGGGTGGACGTCTCCGCCCCCGGCACGAGCCTCCTTAGCACCTGGATCGGCGGAGGCTACGCCACCTCCTCGGGCACCTCCATGGCCTCCCCGGTGGCGGCGGGGCTGGTGGCCCTGGTTTTGGCTGCGCGCCCGGAGCTGAGCCCCGAACAGGCTGGTGAGCAGGTGCGCGTAACGGCGCGCGATATCGGCCCTCAAAACCCCGGATTCGCGTATCAGCTCGGCTACGGCCGCGTCGACGCCCGCCGAGCGCTTTCGGAGCGCCGGCCCGCCATACGGCTGCTTGAATACCGCTTGCAGGAGGCGATCGGAAACGGCGACGGCATTCCGAATCAGGGCGAGGAGCTGCAGCTCCAACTGCGGCTGCGCAATCTGCTGGAGCCGGCCAGAGGGGTGCGCCTGCGCCTGGAGCCCCTAGATGGCCTTACGCAACCGCTGCGGGCTGAGCTCAGCGTGGGGGATCTGGCCACCGGCTCGGCGTCACAGGCCGAGGGCCTGCGTCTGCGCGTGCGTTCGGAGGCGCCCAACGGGTCCGAAGCGCAGCTTTTGCTGTTCATCGAAGACGCCTCGGGCTATCGGGATTGGGTCGCGTTGCGCTTTGAGATCACCCCCACGTATCGCACCCTGGCGATGGGCCTTGTTGAGGTCACGATCACGGGCGAGGGCAACATCGGCTTTGCCGATTTCCCCGACAACTTCAAGGGCAAGGGGTTTCGGTTTCTCTCCCGGCCTGATGCGCCGAATGTGCTCTTCGAAGGCGGGCTTCTGCTGGCCGTGGACTCCACGCGTTTGGTCGACGTGGTGCGCTCCGGTCCCAACACGGCCAAGCGGGACTTCCGGATGCTGCTGCCCGTGCAGATCCTCGAGGCCGTTTATGGAGCCGACCTATATGGGCGCACGGAGTTCGATGACGCCCAGGCCTCCTTGAGGCGTCAGCTGCGGGTGCGCGTGCGCAAGGAGGCCTTTCTCTGGAGGAGCCCTCCGTTGGATCAGGGGCTGCTTGTGCGCTACGAGATCGCCAACACGGGATCGGACACCCTGCGCGGGCTCCGGATAGGCTGGTTTTTTGACTGGGATATCAGCCCAAACGGGCAGACCGACTCAACGGGCTACGATCCTGAGGGGCGCCTGCTCTGGGTGCGGGGCATGGTGGGCAGCCCCACCCGGGACTGGTTCGCCGTGGCCACCGATCAGGCTCCGGCCGGAGCGTATCTAATCGACAACGCCGGCGCTCGAACGCCTATTGGGATCTACGACGGCTTTTCAGACGGAGAGAAATGGCGCGCCTTAAGTTCCGGCATCGCAACCGACAGGGTCTGGGATACGGACGTCTCCCACGTCTTGAGCCTAGCGCCCCGAACGCTTGCACCGGGTGCCTCTACGACGGCTCTTTTGATTTTGGCTGCAGGCCGCACGCTTGAGGAGGCCCGAGCCGTGGTCGAGACCATCAGGGCCCGCTCCCGGAGCCTGGCCCCCGTGGGATGGCCGAAAGATCCGGAGCGGCCCGTTCGGACCCGCATCCGGGCCCTTTATCCGCATCCCGCCACACATCGGGTGGTTCTCGAGGGAGATGCCGGGCAGGCTGGCTATTACTCCTGGCGTCTATACGACGTTTTGGGCCGCCAGCTGCAGGTGAGCCCGTCTTGGTGGCTAGAGCCTGGGCGTTTCCGCTGGGAGATCCCGCTAGAGGATCTGGCTCCAGGCTGGTACTGGATTCGGATTTTCGAGGGGGAGCGGCCGACTGATCTGCGGGCTGTGCTCAAGATCACCCCGGGAGGGCGGTAA
- a CDS encoding (2Fe-2S) ferredoxin domain-containing protein → MPYRKLVFVCVNQRPEESPKRSCGRNGAQALLTALQAACRELGLADVKVVMSGCLGPCEQGNTAVVFPDNVWYGHLEAADAYRIAAEHLARGRPLEERRMRGVLEDPGASG, encoded by the coding sequence ATGCCGTATCGGAAGCTCGTTTTCGTCTGCGTCAACCAGCGTCCGGAGGAGAGCCCTAAGCGGTCCTGCGGCCGAAACGGCGCGCAGGCGCTGCTTACGGCCCTGCAGGCGGCCTGTCGGGAACTAGGGCTTGCGGACGTCAAGGTGGTCATGAGCGGCTGCCTGGGGCCTTGCGAACAGGGCAACACGGCCGTAGTGTTCCCGGACAACGTCTGGTACGGACATCTCGAAGCGGCCGACGCCTACCGGATCGCGGCTGAACATCTGGCTCGAGGACGACCCTTGGAAGAACGTCGGATGCGCGGCGTCTTAGAGGACCCCGGCGCGTCCGGCTAG
- a CDS encoding PUR family DNA/RNA-binding protein, whose amino-acid sequence MRILSPQHREELVMAGPGGDEVYSRRIRAGRRTYYLDVRAMRTTPDYYITITESKRADNGQLEKHKIFLYKEDFTKFRAALDDVIAYVEERLRNQTLSGSSAPFS is encoded by the coding sequence GTGCGTATACTATCTCCGCAGCACAGGGAGGAGCTAGTCATGGCCGGGCCAGGCGGGGATGAGGTGTACTCTCGGAGGATTCGGGCGGGAAGACGGACGTATTACCTGGACGTGCGGGCTATGCGCACCACGCCCGATTACTACATCACCATCACGGAATCCAAACGCGCCGACAACGGCCAGCTCGAAAAGCACAAGATCTTCCTATACAAAGAGGATTTTACCAAGTTTAGGGCCGCCCTAGATGACGTGATCGCCTACGTCGAAGAGCGCCTGCGCAATCAGACCCTTTCCGGATCCTCCGCTCCCTTTTCTTGA
- the nuoB gene encoding NADH-quinone oxidoreductase subunit NuoB gives MGLLDQRFEHGNVVITSVENLLNWARLSSLWPMSFGLACCAIEMMSTFASHYDLDRFGIFPRPSPRQADVMIVAGTVTFKMADRIRRLYEQMPEPKYVISMGSCSNCGGPYWEHGYHVVKGVDRIIPVDVYVPGCPPRPEALIGGFLKLQEKIRQERLCEPSPTS, from the coding sequence ATGGGGCTTTTGGATCAGCGCTTCGAACACGGCAATGTGGTCATCACCTCCGTGGAAAACCTTTTAAACTGGGCGCGCCTGTCCAGCCTTTGGCCCATGTCCTTCGGGTTGGCCTGCTGCGCTATCGAGATGATGTCCACCTTTGCTTCGCACTACGACCTGGACCGATTCGGCATTTTTCCCCGTCCTTCACCCCGGCAGGCCGATGTGATGATCGTAGCCGGCACGGTCACGTTCAAAATGGCCGATCGCATCCGCCGGCTCTACGAGCAGATGCCCGAGCCTAAGTACGTTATCTCCATGGGCTCTTGCTCCAACTGCGGCGGGCCCTACTGGGAGCACGGCTATCACGTGGTAAAGGGCGTGGACCGGATCATACCGGTTGATGTCTATGTGCCGGGCTGTCCGCCCCGGCCGGAGGCCCTAATCGGGGGCTTTCTGAAGCTGCAGGAGAAAATCCGCCAAGAGCGGCTCTGCGAGCCGAGCCCGACAAGCTGA
- a CDS encoding NADH-quinone oxidoreductase subunit C, producing MASVYQIRDWLLERFGPEVILDLERERSIPPAFVIPAERLREVCRFLRDDPRLYFDQLMCLSGVDYGPERDMVAVVYHLHSIPHDHQIALKVFISRSQNLEPVTNKLEYTQIGPDGEPTPNAEPPESAVADSLEARTSYETEYLPAVDTVSDIWRTAEWHEREAYDLVGIAFRGHPDLRRILTCDDWPGHPLRKDYRWPEYYHGIRVAY from the coding sequence ATGGCCAGCGTATACCAGATCCGAGATTGGCTTCTTGAGCGCTTCGGTCCGGAGGTTATCTTGGACTTGGAGCGAGAGCGATCGATCCCGCCCGCCTTCGTGATTCCAGCCGAGCGGCTTCGGGAGGTGTGCCGATTCTTGCGCGACGATCCGCGCCTGTACTTTGATCAGCTCATGTGCTTAAGCGGGGTCGATTACGGTCCGGAGCGCGACATGGTGGCGGTCGTTTACCATCTGCACTCGATACCGCACGATCACCAGATCGCCCTCAAGGTTTTCATAAGCCGCTCCCAGAACCTGGAGCCCGTAACGAACAAGCTCGAATACACCCAGATCGGACCCGACGGGGAGCCAACGCCTAATGCCGAACCTCCGGAATCGGCTGTGGCGGACTCCCTGGAGGCCCGCACAAGCTACGAGACCGAATATCTGCCGGCTGTGGACACGGTCTCGGATATCTGGCGCACGGCCGAATGGCATGAGCGCGAGGCCTACGATCTTGTCGGAATCGCCTTTCGCGGGCATCCGGACCTGCGGCGCATCCTGACCTGCGACGACTGGCCCGGTCATCCCCTGCGCAAAGATTACCGTTGGCCTGAGTATTACCACGGTATCCGCGTAGCCTACTGA
- a CDS encoding NADH-quinone oxidoreductase subunit D, protein MVLNMGPQHPSTHGVLRLEVVTDGEIVVDVIPHIGYLHRCFEKHAESLTYPQVIPYVDRMDYLAAMNNELAWAIAVERLLGIEEEIHPRVQYIRVLMAELNRISSHLVSIGTFGQDAGAVTPFLWCFRDREHILNLFEWASGARLLYNYIWIGGLMHDLPLGFEERCREFVEYFRPKVRELNELLTYNKIFIERTANVGVLPVEVAVNWGCSGPMLRGSGLRWDLRRDDPYAVYPELDFEVCVGRGEIGTVGDSWNRYKVRAEEIEQSLRIVEQCLDQLQRGIGRRTADFDPQKLCPPRVAPPKDAEVYARFENPRGELGFYILSDGTDKPFRVKARAPSFSNLSVLPEISRGAMLADLIVILGSIDIVLGEVDR, encoded by the coding sequence ATGGTCCTCAACATGGGTCCGCAACATCCGAGCACGCACGGCGTGCTGCGGCTAGAGGTCGTGACCGATGGCGAGATCGTCGTCGACGTCATCCCGCACATAGGCTACCTGCACCGCTGCTTTGAAAAACACGCCGAATCCCTCACCTACCCACAGGTTATCCCCTACGTGGACCGCATGGACTATTTGGCGGCCATGAACAACGAGCTGGCCTGGGCCATCGCGGTGGAGCGCCTGCTCGGGATAGAGGAGGAGATCCATCCGCGCGTGCAGTACATCCGCGTGCTCATGGCCGAGCTCAACCGTATCTCTAGTCACCTAGTCTCGATCGGCACTTTCGGGCAGGACGCTGGCGCGGTCACCCCGTTTCTGTGGTGTTTCCGGGATCGGGAGCACATCCTGAACCTGTTTGAGTGGGCCTCCGGGGCGCGGTTGCTATACAACTACATCTGGATCGGCGGGCTTATGCACGATCTGCCCTTGGGCTTTGAGGAGCGCTGCCGGGAGTTCGTCGAATACTTTCGGCCCAAGGTGCGGGAGCTAAACGAGCTTTTGACTTACAATAAAATCTTCATTGAACGCACGGCCAACGTAGGGGTGCTGCCCGTAGAGGTGGCGGTCAACTGGGGCTGTTCTGGGCCCATGCTGCGCGGCTCAGGATTGCGTTGGGATCTGCGCCGGGATGACCCTTACGCGGTCTACCCGGAGCTGGATTTCGAGGTCTGCGTTGGTCGGGGTGAGATCGGCACCGTGGGGGACTCCTGGAACCGCTACAAGGTCCGGGCCGAGGAGATCGAGCAGTCGCTGCGCATCGTCGAGCAGTGTCTTGATCAGCTCCAGCGGGGGATCGGGCGCCGCACGGCGGACTTCGATCCGCAGAAGCTCTGCCCTCCGCGCGTGGCCCCGCCCAAGGACGCTGAGGTCTACGCCCGCTTCGAGAACCCCCGCGGAGAGCTGGGCTTCTACATCCTAAGCGACGGCACGGATAAGCCTTTCAGGGTCAAAGCCCGGGCGCCTAGCTTTTCGAATCTGAGCGTGCTGCCGGAAATCAGCCGAGGGGCGATGCTGGCCGATCTGATCGTGATCCTGGGCTCGATCGACATCGTGCTGGGGGAAGTGGATCGATAG
- a CDS encoding NADH-quinone oxidoreductase subunit H, whose translation MGAGPEFFVSLLGPVLGIMLLALLVAGFIALYTLAAVYAERKVSAFIQDRVGPLETGPRGLLQTVADILKLLLKEDIVPRMADKPLWVAAPFVVFAAVFVGYAVIPFGPEFVGANLNVGVLFLTAFTAFEVAGLLMAGWGSNNKYALYGAVRSVAQVISYEIPAGLAVLSVVLVAGTLNLNEIVLQQGPGSPVPRHLLGLPFLPDVSAVGGFLTWNVLAYPHLVIAFVIYFIASLAEVNRAPFDIPEAESELVAGYHTEYGGIKFAFFFLAEYGGMLLVGLIGAVLFLGGWQSPLPNVGAVALADWTTGPFWGAFWLLAKALAVVLVHMWVRWTLPRLRVDQLMYLCWKVLTPFAVAMVVVSALWATWMG comes from the coding sequence ATGGGCGCAGGACCGGAGTTTTTCGTCTCCCTTCTCGGCCCCGTACTGGGCATCATGCTGCTTGCGCTGCTTGTGGCCGGCTTCATCGCCCTCTACACGCTGGCCGCCGTGTATGCGGAACGCAAGGTCTCGGCCTTTATCCAAGACCGGGTCGGACCCTTGGAGACAGGACCTAGAGGGCTATTGCAGACCGTAGCGGATATTCTGAAGCTTCTGCTGAAGGAAGACATCGTACCCAGAATGGCGGATAAGCCCCTCTGGGTAGCCGCCCCCTTTGTGGTTTTCGCCGCCGTGTTCGTGGGTTACGCCGTAATCCCCTTCGGCCCGGAGTTTGTCGGGGCGAACTTAAACGTTGGGGTGCTGTTTCTTACGGCTTTTACCGCCTTCGAGGTCGCGGGTCTGCTCATGGCCGGCTGGGGCTCAAACAACAAGTACGCCCTCTACGGAGCCGTGCGCAGCGTGGCGCAGGTGATCAGCTACGAGATCCCGGCCGGGTTGGCTGTGCTCTCCGTTGTGCTGGTAGCGGGTACGCTCAACCTAAACGAGATCGTGCTACAGCAGGGCCCGGGCTCTCCGGTGCCGCGCCATCTGCTGGGGTTGCCCTTTTTGCCGGACGTCTCGGCCGTAGGGGGCTTCCTTACGTGGAACGTCCTGGCCTACCCGCATCTGGTGATCGCGTTTGTGATCTACTTCATCGCCTCGTTGGCCGAGGTCAACCGCGCCCCCTTTGACATCCCCGAAGCGGAATCCGAGCTTGTAGCAGGCTATCACACGGAGTACGGCGGGATCAAATTCGCCTTTTTCTTTCTGGCCGAATACGGCGGTATGCTCCTTGTGGGCCTCATCGGAGCCGTTCTGTTTTTAGGCGGCTGGCAGAGCCCGCTGCCCAACGTGGGGGCGGTCGCGCTGGCAGACTGGACCACGGGGCCGTTTTGGGGCGCGTTTTGGCTTTTGGCGAAGGCGCTGGCAGTGGTGCTCGTGCACATGTGGGTGCGCTGGACGCTGCCTCGGCTTCGGGTGGATCAACTCATGTATCTTTGCTGGAAGGTGTTGACGCCCTTTGCCGTGGCCATGGTGGTCGTATCGGCCCTTTGGGCGACGTGGATGGGATAG
- a CDS encoding 4Fe-4S binding protein, with protein sequence MPTRTGYFTNLRIGVETVWAGLRLTLGHLRQARRRRRPVSIADPDYFRQPDGQVTVRYPHEAVPVPDTGRYRLHNDIDDCIGCLKCARICPVDCITIETIKAVEDLGTTSNGQKKRLWIARFDIDMAKCCYCGLCTMVCPTECLTMTKVHDFSEFDRDNMVYHFANLTPEEVEEKRRLAEAAAVKPAAPARAASAQPASAAGKSALAPRAVSRPEAPGDRDPAPNAGSAEAPHRAKPAFAPRPVPRAGADAESRPAEPPSTESEQPQERKPAAKPFVFKKGDS encoded by the coding sequence ATGCCGACCCGTACGGGGTATTTTACGAACCTGCGCATCGGCGTCGAAACCGTCTGGGCGGGCCTGCGGCTGACGCTGGGCCATCTTCGACAGGCCCGCAGGCGACGTCGGCCGGTCTCGATCGCGGATCCGGATTACTTTCGGCAGCCGGACGGGCAGGTGACCGTGCGCTATCCGCACGAGGCCGTGCCCGTTCCGGATACGGGCCGGTATCGGCTGCACAACGACATCGACGACTGCATCGGATGTCTGAAGTGCGCCCGCATCTGCCCCGTAGACTGCATCACGATCGAAACGATCAAGGCCGTCGAGGACCTGGGCACGACCTCCAATGGGCAGAAAAAGCGCCTCTGGATCGCCCGGTTCGACATCGACATGGCCAAGTGCTGCTACTGCGGTCTATGCACCATGGTCTGTCCTACGGAGTGCCTGACCATGACCAAGGTGCACGACTTCAGCGAGTTTGACCGCGACAACATGGTCTATCACTTCGCCAACCTCACCCCGGAGGAGGTTGAGGAGAAGCGTCGCCTGGCCGAGGCGGCGGCCGTAAAGCCTGCCGCGCCGGCCCGAGCAGCCTCCGCTCAGCCCGCATCCGCTGCGGGCAAGTCCGCCCTCGCGCCCAGGGCCGTTTCCCGACCTGAGGCCCCCGGGGACCGGGATCCCGCTCCGAACGCCGGCTCCGCGGAGGCACCCCACCGAGCCAAACCCGCCTTCGCCCCTCGGCCTGTGCCCCGAGCGGGCGCCGATGCGGAGTCCCGGCCGGCCGAGCCCCCCTCGACGGAATCGGAGCAGCCGCAAGAGCGCAAGCCGGCCGCAAAGCCCTTCGTGTTCAAAAAGGGGGACTCCTGA
- a CDS encoding NADH-quinone oxidoreductase subunit J codes for MDYYRIAFYAFGAVTVLAALVAVWSRNLIHAGMGLLLSLFGVAGLYALAGADFLAVVQILVYVGGIVILLLFGIMLTQRITGRAPRTGVTNRLVGALAALAVLGVLLAALLRAGFAELPWIAQAGQINEQTLPPAGSTVERLGRLLVGEYLLLFEVAALVLTIALIGAAYMARRSRDEGARPRRMT; via the coding sequence ATGGACTACTACCGGATCGCCTTCTATGCGTTTGGAGCCGTAACGGTGCTCGCGGCCCTGGTCGCGGTTTGGAGCCGCAACCTGATCCATGCCGGAATGGGGCTTTTGCTGAGCCTTTTCGGGGTGGCCGGTCTATACGCCCTGGCCGGGGCCGATTTCCTGGCGGTCGTGCAGATTCTGGTCTACGTGGGCGGGATCGTGATCCTGCTCTTGTTCGGCATCATGCTCACGCAGCGTATCACGGGTCGCGCCCCCCGAACCGGGGTCACAAACCGCTTAGTGGGCGCGCTAGCCGCCCTGGCCGTTCTGGGGGTTTTGCTTGCGGCCCTTCTGAGGGCCGGCTTTGCCGAGCTGCCCTGGATCGCCCAAGCGGGCCAGATCAACGAGCAGACGTTGCCTCCAGCAGGCTCCACGGTGGAGCGGTTGGGTCGGCTGTTGGTGGGCGAGTATTTGCTTCTGTTTGAAGTGGCCGCTTTAGTGCTCACCATCGCCCTGATCGGCGCCGCTTACATGGCCCGGCGCTCTCGGGATGAGGGCGCGCGGCCCCGGCGCATGACGTAA
- the nuoK gene encoding NADH-quinone oxidoreductase subunit NuoK gives MTSAAAYLNGYLLIAALLFSLGLFAVLTRRNAIAVLIGVELMLNAANLNLVAFAQFDPYRLGGQVAALLVIVLAVCEAALALAIVLNLYDRLQTVNVDEVESLRL, from the coding sequence GTGACGTCCGCAGCGGCTTACCTAAACGGATATCTGCTCATCGCGGCCCTGCTTTTCTCCTTGGGCCTGTTTGCCGTGCTCACGCGCCGCAACGCCATCGCCGTGCTCATAGGCGTTGAGCTCATGCTCAATGCGGCTAACCTGAACCTGGTCGCCTTTGCGCAGTTCGACCCCTACCGGCTTGGGGGGCAAGTGGCCGCCTTGCTTGTGATCGTGCTCGCTGTCTGCGAGGCGGCTCTGGCCCTGGCCATCGTGCTCAACCTTTACGATCGTTTGCAGACCGTCAACGTAGACGAAGTCGAAAGCCTGCGACTCTAA